In one Anoxybacillus amylolyticus genomic region, the following are encoded:
- the citZ gene encoding citrate synthase — MTVTRGLEGVVATTSSISSIIDDTLTYAGYDIDELAENATFEEVVYLLWHRELPTKEQLEQLRKQLAENAAVPNEIIEHFKLYPIDKVHPMAALRTAISLLGLYDEEADVMTPEANYRKAIRLQAKIPTIVTAFSRIRKGLEPVAPRKDLTFAANFLYMLTGTEPNEIAIEAFDKALVLHADHELNASTFTARVCVATLSDIYSGITAAIGALKGPLHGGANEAVMKMLTEIGTVENAEPYVRKKLENKEKIMGFGHRVYRKGDPRAKHLKKMSEKLTKLVGEPHWYEMSAKIEEIVTSTKALPPNVDFYSASVYHCLRIDHDLFTPIFAVSRMSGWLAHILEQYENNRLIRPRAEYTGPAKRSYVPIEQRG, encoded by the coding sequence ATGACAGTAACACGCGGTCTTGAAGGGGTTGTTGCAACGACTTCTAGCATTAGCTCCATCATTGATGACACATTAACGTACGCTGGCTATGATATTGATGAGTTGGCTGAAAACGCAACATTTGAAGAAGTAGTGTATTTGCTTTGGCATCGCGAATTGCCAACGAAAGAACAGCTTGAACAACTAAGAAAGCAACTAGCAGAAAACGCAGCGGTTCCAAACGAAATCATCGAGCATTTTAAACTATATCCAATTGATAAAGTGCATCCGATGGCAGCGTTGCGGACGGCGATTTCGCTATTAGGGTTGTATGACGAAGAAGCAGACGTGATGACGCCGGAAGCAAATTATCGAAAAGCGATTCGCTTGCAAGCGAAAATTCCAACGATTGTGACGGCGTTTTCGCGCATTCGCAAAGGACTCGAACCAGTTGCGCCACGAAAAGATTTGACGTTCGCTGCGAACTTCTTGTATATGTTAACAGGAACAGAGCCGAATGAAATTGCGATAGAAGCGTTTGATAAAGCGCTCGTATTGCACGCTGACCACGAATTGAACGCTTCGACGTTTACAGCGCGCGTCTGTGTTGCGACATTGTCTGACATTTACTCAGGCATTACCGCAGCCATCGGTGCGCTTAAAGGTCCGCTTCATGGTGGAGCAAACGAAGCGGTTATGAAAATGCTCACGGAAATCGGCACGGTGGAAAACGCAGAGCCATATGTTCGTAAAAAACTTGAAAACAAAGAAAAAATTATGGGATTTGGTCATCGCGTATACCGGAAAGGCGACCCACGTGCGAAACATTTGAAAAAAATGTCAGAAAAATTAACGAAACTTGTCGGGGAGCCGCATTGGTATGAAATGTCGGCAAAAATCGAAGAGATTGTTACATCGACGAAAGCGTTACCACCAAACGTTGATTTTTATTCGGCATCTGTGTACCATTGTTTAAGAATCGATCATGATTTATTTACCCCTATTTTTGCGGTAAGCCGAATGTCTGGGTGGCTTGCGCACATTTTAGAACAATACGAAAATAACCGCCTCATCCGTCCGCGCGCCGAGTATACAGGACCAGCGAAGCGGTCGTATGTGCCGATCGAGCAAAGAGGCTAA